From Canis lupus baileyi chromosome 16, mCanLup2.hap1, whole genome shotgun sequence, a single genomic window includes:
- the KCNT1 gene encoding potassium channel subfamily T member 1 isoform X4: protein MPLPDGARSPGDSSRGSRPGARGRGHTNRTFEFDDGRCGPRQPGGRDSGGGDGAHPDTASLKMSDLDSEVLPLPPRYRFRDLLLGDQSFQNDDRVQVEFYVNENTFKERLKLFFIKNQRSSLRIRLFNFSLKLLTCLLYIVRVLLDDPALGIGCSHLRLWEALSVLRWGCPKQNYTFNGSSSEINWAPILWVERKMTLWAIQVIVAIISFLETMLLIYLSYKGNIWEQIFRVSFILEMINTLPFIVTIFWAPLRNLFIPVFLNCWLAKHALENMINDFHRAILRTQSAMFNQVLILFCTLLCLVFTGTCGIQHLERAGENLSLLTAFYFCIVTFSTVGYGDVTPKIWPSQLLVVIMICVALVVLPLQFEELVYLWMERQKSGGNYSRHRAQTEKHVILCVSSLKIDLLMDFLNEFYAHPRLQDYYVVILCPTEMDIQVRRVLQIPLWSQRVIYLQGSALKDQDLMRAKMDNGEACFILSSRNEVDRTAADHQTILRAWAVKDFAPNCPLYVQILKPENKFHVKFADHVVCEEECKYAMLALNCICPATSTLITLLVHTSRGQEGQESPEQWQRMYGRCSGNEVYHVRMGDSKFFREYEGKSFTYAAFHAHKKYGVCLIGLKREDNKSILLNPGPRHILAASDTCFYINITKEENSAFIFKQEEKQKRKGLSGQGLYDGSSRLPMHSIVASMGTVAMDLQNTECRPAQGGGGGGGGKLTLPTENGSGSRRPSIAPVLELADSSALLPCDLLSDQSEDEMTPSDDEGLSVVEYVKGYPPNSPYIGSSPTLCHLLPVKAPFCCLRLDKGCKHNSYEDAKAYGFKNKLIIVSAETAGNGLYNFIVPLRAYYRSRKELNPIVLLLDNKPDHHFLEAICCFPMVYYMEGSVDNLDSLLQCGIIYADNLVVVDKESTMSAEEDYMADAKTIVNVQTMFRLFPSLSITTELTHPSNMRFMQFRAKDSYSLALSKLEKRERENGSNLAFMFRLPFAAGRVFSISMLDTLLYQSFVKDYMISITRLLLGLDTTPGSGYLCAMKVTEEDLWIRTYGRLFQKLCSSSAEIPIGIYRTECHVFSTSESHDLRAQSQISVSVEDCQDTQEVTGPWGARAGAGGSTHSRHGVGADPAEHPLLRRKSLHWARKLSRKGPKAAGKAAAAEWASQQRLSLCRRSERQELSELVKNRMKHLGLPTTGYEDVANLTASDVMNRVNLGYLQDEMNDHQNTLSYVLINPPPDTRLEPNDIVALMLPPQVPHSL, encoded by the exons GCAGCCTGGCGGCAGGGACAGCGGCGGTGGGGACGGTGCGCACCCGGACACTGCCAGCCTCAAGATGAGTGACCTGGACTCGGAGGTGCTGCCCTTGCCGCCACGGTACCGCTTCCGGGATCTGCTGCTGGGAGATCAGTCCTTCCAGAACGACGACAG ggtCCAGGTGGAGTTCTACGTCAATGAGAACACCTTCAAAGAGCGACTCAAGCTGTTCTTCATCAAAAACCAGAGATCCA GCCTGAGGATCCGGCTGTTCAACTTCTCCCTGAAGCTGCTCACCTGCTTGCTGTATATCGTCCGCGTGCTGCTGGATGACCCAGCGCTGGGGATTGGATG CTCCCATCTCCGACTCTGGGAGGCCCTGAGCGTTCTACG cTGGGGCTGCCCAAAGCAGAATTACACCTTCAATGGCTCATCCTCCGAGATCAACTG ggcgcCCATCCTTTGGGTGGAAAGAAAGATGACTCTGTGGGCGATTCAG GTCATCGTGGCCATAATAAGCTTCCTGGAGACCATGCTGCTCATTTACCTCAGCTACAAA GGGAACATCTGGGAGCAGATCTTCCGTGTCTCTTTTATCCTGGAGATGATCAACACGCTGCCCTTCATTGTCACG ATATTCTGGGCGCCCCTGAGGAACCTGTTCATCCCTGTGTTTCTGAACTGCTGGCTGGCCAAGCATGCCCTGGAAAACATGATT AACGACTTCCACCGCGCCATCCTGCGCACGCAGTCGGCCATGTTCAACCAGGTCCTCATCCTGTTCTGCACGCTGCTCTGCCTGGTGTTCACGGG GACCTGTGGCATCCAGCACCTGGAGCGAGCAGGTGAGAACCTGTCCCTCCTCACGGCCTTCTACTTTTGCATCGTTACCTTCTCCACTGTGGGCTATGGTGACGTGACGCCCAAGATCTGGCCATCCCAGCTGCTGGTGGTCATCATGATCTGCGTGGCCCTTGTGGTGCTTCCGCTGCAG TTTGAGGAGCTGGTCTACCTGTGGATGGAGCGCCAGAAGTCAGGAGGGAACTACAGCCGCCACCGGGCCCAGACGGAGAAGCACGTGATCTTGTGTGTCAGCTCTCTCAAGATCGACCTACTCATGGACTTCCTGAATGAGTTCTATGCTCACCCGCGGCTCCAG GACTACTATGTGGTCATCCTGTGTCCCACCGAGATGGACATCCAGGTCCGCAGGGTCCTGCAGATCCCCCTGTGGTCCCAGCGGGTCATCTACCTCCAGGGCTCTGCGCTCAAGGACCAGGACCTCATGCGAGCCAA GATGGACAATGGGGAGGCCTGCTTTATCCTCAGCAGCCGCAATGAGGTGGATCGCACAGCGGCG GACCACCAGACCATCCTGCGTGCCTGGGCTGTGAAGGACTTTGCGCCCAACTGCCCCCTCTACGTCCAGATTCTCAAGCCCGAGAACAAGTTCCACGTCAAGTTTGCAG ACCACGTGGTGTGTGAGGAGGAGTGCAAGTACGCCATGCTGGCTCTCAACTGCATCTGTCCTGCCACGTCCACGCTCATCACACTGCTGGTGCACACATCCCGCGGCCA GGAAGGCCAAGAGTCCCCAGAGCAGTGGCAGCGCATGTACGGACGCTGCTCAGGCAATGAAGTGTACCACGTGCGCATGGGTGACAGCAAGTTCTTCCGCGAGTACGAGGGCAAGAGCTTCACCTACGCCGCCTTCCATGCGCACAAGAA gtaCGGCGTGTGCCTCATCGGGCTGAAGCGGGAGGACAACAAGAGCATCCTGCTGAACCCTGGGCCCCGGCACATCCTGGCCGCCTCGGACACCTGCTTCTATATCAACATCACCAAGGAGGAGAACTCAGCCTTCATCTtcaagcaggaggagaagcagaagaggaagggCCTCTCCGGGCAGGGCCTATACGACGGCTCCTCCCGCCTGCCTATGCACAGCATCGTCGCCTCCATGG GGACAGTGGCCATGGACCTCCAGAACACGGAGTGCCGGCCAGCACAGGGCGGCGGGGGCGGTGGAGGCGGCAAGCTAACGCTGCCCACAGAGAACGGCTCAGGCAGCCGGCGGCCCAGCATTGCGCCTGTTCTGGAGCTGGCCGATAGctcagccctgctgccctgcgaCCTGCTGAGTGACCAGTCAGAGGACGAGATGACGCCATCGGATGATGAGGGGCTGTCTGTGGTGGA GTACGTGAAGGGCTACCCCCCCAACTCGCCCTACATCGGCAGCTCCCCTACCCTATGCCACCTGCTGCCTGTGAAGGCGCCCTTCTGCTGCCTGCGGCTGGACAAG GGCTGCAAGCACAACAGCTACGAGGACGCCAAGGCCTATGGCTTCAAGAACAAGCTGATCATCGTCTCTGCGGAGACGGCGGGCAACGGGCTGTACAACTTCATCGTCCCGCTGCGCGCCTACTATAGATCCCGCAAGGAGCTCAACCCCATCGTGCTGCTGCTGGACAACAA GCCTGACCACCACTTCCTGGAGGCCATCTGCTGCTTCCCCATGGTCTACTACATGGAGGGCTCCGTGGACAA CCTGGACAGCCTGCTGCAGTGTGGCATCATCTACGCGGACAACCTGGTGGTGGTAGACAAGGAGAGCACCATGAGCGCAGAGGAGGACTACATGGCTGACGCCAAGACCATTGTCAATGTGCAGACCATGTTCCG GCTGTTCCCCAGCTTAAGCATCACCACGGAGCTCACCCACCCTTCCAACATGCGCTTCATGCAGTTCCGAGCCAAGGACAGCTACTCTCTGGCTCTTTCCAAGCTGGAAAAG AGGGAACGAGAGAATGGCTCCAACCTGGCTTTCATGTTCCGCCTGCCATTCGCTGCAGGCCGCGTCTTCAGCATCAGCATGTTGGACACGCTGCTTTACCAG TCCTTTGTGAAGGACTACATGATCTCCATCACCAGGCTGCTGCTGGGCCTCGACACCACGCCAGGCTCCGGCTACCTCTGCGCT ATGAAAGTCACTGAGGAAGATCTGTGGATCCGCACGTACGGCCGCCTCTTCCAGAAGCTGTGCTCCTCCAGCGCCGAGATCCCCATCGGCATCTATAGGACCGAGTGCCACGTCTTCTCCACGTCAGAG TCCCATGACCTCAGAGCCCAG TCCCAGATCTCCGTGAGCGTGGAGGACTGCCAGGACACGCAGGAAGTGACCGGGCCCTGGGGCGCACGAGCGGGTGCTGGTGGCAGCACCCACAGCCGGCACGGGGTCGGTGCAGACCCTGCTGAGCACCCACTGCTGCGGCGCAAGAGCCTGCACTGGGCTCGGAAGCTGAGCCGCAAGGGCCCCAAGGCCGCGGGGAAGGCGGCAGCGGCCGAGTGGGCCAGCCAGCAGCGGCTCAGCCTGTGCCGACGCTCCGAGCGGCAGGAGCTCTCCGAGCTGGTCAAGAACCGCATGAAGcacctggggctgcccaccaCTGGCTACG
- the KCNT1 gene encoding potassium channel subfamily T member 1 isoform X7: MPLPDGARSPGDSSRGSRPGARGRGHTNRTFEFDDGRCGPRQPGGRDSGGGDGAHPDTASLKMSDLDSEVLPLPPRYRFRDLLLGDQSFQNDDRVQVEFYVNENTFKERLKLFFIKNQRSSLRIRLFNFSLKLLTCLLYIVRVLLDDPALGIGCSHLRLWEALSVLRWGCPKQNYTFNGSSSEINWAPILWVERKMTLWAIQVIVAIISFLETMLLIYLSYKGNIWEQIFRVSFILEMINTLPFIVTIFWAPLRNLFIPVFLNCWLAKHALENMINDFHRAILRTQSAMFNQVLILFCTLLCLVFTGTCGIQHLERAGENLSLLTAFYFCIVTFSTVGYGDVTPKIWPSQLLVVIMICVALVVLPLQFEELVYLWMERQKSGGNYSRHRAQTEKHVILCVSSLKIDLLMDFLNEFYAHPRLQDYYVVILCPTEMDIQVRRVLQIPLWSQRVIYLQGSALKDQDLMRAKMDNGEACFILSSRNEVDRTAADHQTILRAWAVKDFAPNCPLYVQILKPENKFHVKFADHVVCEEECKYAMLALNCICPATSTLITLLVHTSRGQEGQESPEQWQRMYGRCSGNEVYHVRMGDSKFFREYEGKSFTYAAFHAHKKYGVCLIGLKREDNKSILLNPGPRHILAASDTCFYINITKEENSAFIFKQEEKQKRKGLSGQGLYDGSSRLPMHSIVASMGTVAMDLQNTECRPAQGGGGGGGGKLTLPTENGSGSRRPSIAPVLELADSSALLPCDLLSDQSEDEMTPSDDEGLSVVEYVKGYPPNSPYIGSSPTLCHLLPVKAPFCCLRLDKGCKHNSYEDAKAYGFKNKLIIVSAETAGNGLYNFIVPLRAYYRSRKELNPIVLLLDNKPDHHFLEAICCFPMVYYMEGSVDNLDSLLQCGIIYADNLVVVDKESTMSAEEDYMADAKTIVNVQTMFRLFPSLSITTELTHPSNMRFMQFRAKDSYSLALSKLEKRERENGSNLAFMFRLPFAAGRVFSISMLDTLLYQSFVKDYMISITRLLLGLDTTPGSGYLCAMKVTEEDLWIRTYGRLFQKLCSSSAEIPIGIYRTECHVFSTSESHDLRAQSQISVSVEDCQDTQEVTGPWGARAGAGGSTHSRHGVGADPAEHPLLRRKSLHWARKLSRKGPKAAGKAAAAEWASQQRLSLCRRSERQELSELVKNRMKHLGLPTTGYDEMNDHQNTLSYVLINPPPDTRLEPNDIVALMLPPQVPHSL, encoded by the exons GCAGCCTGGCGGCAGGGACAGCGGCGGTGGGGACGGTGCGCACCCGGACACTGCCAGCCTCAAGATGAGTGACCTGGACTCGGAGGTGCTGCCCTTGCCGCCACGGTACCGCTTCCGGGATCTGCTGCTGGGAGATCAGTCCTTCCAGAACGACGACAG ggtCCAGGTGGAGTTCTACGTCAATGAGAACACCTTCAAAGAGCGACTCAAGCTGTTCTTCATCAAAAACCAGAGATCCA GCCTGAGGATCCGGCTGTTCAACTTCTCCCTGAAGCTGCTCACCTGCTTGCTGTATATCGTCCGCGTGCTGCTGGATGACCCAGCGCTGGGGATTGGATG CTCCCATCTCCGACTCTGGGAGGCCCTGAGCGTTCTACG cTGGGGCTGCCCAAAGCAGAATTACACCTTCAATGGCTCATCCTCCGAGATCAACTG ggcgcCCATCCTTTGGGTGGAAAGAAAGATGACTCTGTGGGCGATTCAG GTCATCGTGGCCATAATAAGCTTCCTGGAGACCATGCTGCTCATTTACCTCAGCTACAAA GGGAACATCTGGGAGCAGATCTTCCGTGTCTCTTTTATCCTGGAGATGATCAACACGCTGCCCTTCATTGTCACG ATATTCTGGGCGCCCCTGAGGAACCTGTTCATCCCTGTGTTTCTGAACTGCTGGCTGGCCAAGCATGCCCTGGAAAACATGATT AACGACTTCCACCGCGCCATCCTGCGCACGCAGTCGGCCATGTTCAACCAGGTCCTCATCCTGTTCTGCACGCTGCTCTGCCTGGTGTTCACGGG GACCTGTGGCATCCAGCACCTGGAGCGAGCAGGTGAGAACCTGTCCCTCCTCACGGCCTTCTACTTTTGCATCGTTACCTTCTCCACTGTGGGCTATGGTGACGTGACGCCCAAGATCTGGCCATCCCAGCTGCTGGTGGTCATCATGATCTGCGTGGCCCTTGTGGTGCTTCCGCTGCAG TTTGAGGAGCTGGTCTACCTGTGGATGGAGCGCCAGAAGTCAGGAGGGAACTACAGCCGCCACCGGGCCCAGACGGAGAAGCACGTGATCTTGTGTGTCAGCTCTCTCAAGATCGACCTACTCATGGACTTCCTGAATGAGTTCTATGCTCACCCGCGGCTCCAG GACTACTATGTGGTCATCCTGTGTCCCACCGAGATGGACATCCAGGTCCGCAGGGTCCTGCAGATCCCCCTGTGGTCCCAGCGGGTCATCTACCTCCAGGGCTCTGCGCTCAAGGACCAGGACCTCATGCGAGCCAA GATGGACAATGGGGAGGCCTGCTTTATCCTCAGCAGCCGCAATGAGGTGGATCGCACAGCGGCG GACCACCAGACCATCCTGCGTGCCTGGGCTGTGAAGGACTTTGCGCCCAACTGCCCCCTCTACGTCCAGATTCTCAAGCCCGAGAACAAGTTCCACGTCAAGTTTGCAG ACCACGTGGTGTGTGAGGAGGAGTGCAAGTACGCCATGCTGGCTCTCAACTGCATCTGTCCTGCCACGTCCACGCTCATCACACTGCTGGTGCACACATCCCGCGGCCA GGAAGGCCAAGAGTCCCCAGAGCAGTGGCAGCGCATGTACGGACGCTGCTCAGGCAATGAAGTGTACCACGTGCGCATGGGTGACAGCAAGTTCTTCCGCGAGTACGAGGGCAAGAGCTTCACCTACGCCGCCTTCCATGCGCACAAGAA gtaCGGCGTGTGCCTCATCGGGCTGAAGCGGGAGGACAACAAGAGCATCCTGCTGAACCCTGGGCCCCGGCACATCCTGGCCGCCTCGGACACCTGCTTCTATATCAACATCACCAAGGAGGAGAACTCAGCCTTCATCTtcaagcaggaggagaagcagaagaggaagggCCTCTCCGGGCAGGGCCTATACGACGGCTCCTCCCGCCTGCCTATGCACAGCATCGTCGCCTCCATGG GGACAGTGGCCATGGACCTCCAGAACACGGAGTGCCGGCCAGCACAGGGCGGCGGGGGCGGTGGAGGCGGCAAGCTAACGCTGCCCACAGAGAACGGCTCAGGCAGCCGGCGGCCCAGCATTGCGCCTGTTCTGGAGCTGGCCGATAGctcagccctgctgccctgcgaCCTGCTGAGTGACCAGTCAGAGGACGAGATGACGCCATCGGATGATGAGGGGCTGTCTGTGGTGGA GTACGTGAAGGGCTACCCCCCCAACTCGCCCTACATCGGCAGCTCCCCTACCCTATGCCACCTGCTGCCTGTGAAGGCGCCCTTCTGCTGCCTGCGGCTGGACAAG GGCTGCAAGCACAACAGCTACGAGGACGCCAAGGCCTATGGCTTCAAGAACAAGCTGATCATCGTCTCTGCGGAGACGGCGGGCAACGGGCTGTACAACTTCATCGTCCCGCTGCGCGCCTACTATAGATCCCGCAAGGAGCTCAACCCCATCGTGCTGCTGCTGGACAACAA GCCTGACCACCACTTCCTGGAGGCCATCTGCTGCTTCCCCATGGTCTACTACATGGAGGGCTCCGTGGACAA CCTGGACAGCCTGCTGCAGTGTGGCATCATCTACGCGGACAACCTGGTGGTGGTAGACAAGGAGAGCACCATGAGCGCAGAGGAGGACTACATGGCTGACGCCAAGACCATTGTCAATGTGCAGACCATGTTCCG GCTGTTCCCCAGCTTAAGCATCACCACGGAGCTCACCCACCCTTCCAACATGCGCTTCATGCAGTTCCGAGCCAAGGACAGCTACTCTCTGGCTCTTTCCAAGCTGGAAAAG AGGGAACGAGAGAATGGCTCCAACCTGGCTTTCATGTTCCGCCTGCCATTCGCTGCAGGCCGCGTCTTCAGCATCAGCATGTTGGACACGCTGCTTTACCAG TCCTTTGTGAAGGACTACATGATCTCCATCACCAGGCTGCTGCTGGGCCTCGACACCACGCCAGGCTCCGGCTACCTCTGCGCT ATGAAAGTCACTGAGGAAGATCTGTGGATCCGCACGTACGGCCGCCTCTTCCAGAAGCTGTGCTCCTCCAGCGCCGAGATCCCCATCGGCATCTATAGGACCGAGTGCCACGTCTTCTCCACGTCAGAG TCCCATGACCTCAGAGCCCAG TCCCAGATCTCCGTGAGCGTGGAGGACTGCCAGGACACGCAGGAAGTGACCGGGCCCTGGGGCGCACGAGCGGGTGCTGGTGGCAGCACCCACAGCCGGCACGGGGTCGGTGCAGACCCTGCTGAGCACCCACTGCTGCGGCGCAAGAGCCTGCACTGGGCTCGGAAGCTGAGCCGCAAGGGCCCCAAGGCCGCGGGGAAGGCGGCAGCGGCCGAGTGGGCCAGCCAGCAGCGGCTCAGCCTGTGCCGACGCTCCGAGCGGCAGGAGCTCTCCGAGCTGGTCAAGAACCGCATGAAGcacctggggctgcccaccaCTGGCTACG
- the KCNT1 gene encoding potassium channel subfamily T member 1 isoform X5: MPLPDGARSPGDSSRGSRPGARGRGHTNRTFEFDDGRCGPRQPGGRDSGGGDGAHPDTASLKMSDLDSEVLPLPPRYRFRDLLLGDQSFQNDDRVQVEFYVNENTFKERLKLFFIKNQRSSLRIRLFNFSLKLLTCLLYIVRVLLDDPALGIGCWGCPKQNYTFNGSSSEINWAPILWVERKMTLWAIQVIVAIISFLETMLLIYLSYKGNIWEQIFRVSFILEMINTLPFIVTIFWAPLRNLFIPVFLNCWLAKHALENMINDFHRAILRTQSAMFNQVLILFCTLLCLVFTGTCGIQHLERAGENLSLLTAFYFCIVTFSTVGYGDVTPKIWPSQLLVVIMICVALVVLPLQFEELVYLWMERQKSGGNYSRHRAQTEKHVILCVSSLKIDLLMDFLNEFYAHPRLQDYYVVILCPTEMDIQVRRVLQIPLWSQRVIYLQGSALKDQDLMRAKMDNGEACFILSSRNEVDRTAADHQTILRAWAVKDFAPNCPLYVQILKPENKFHVKFADHVVCEEECKYAMLALNCICPATSTLITLLVHTSRGQEGQESPEQWQRMYGRCSGNEVYHVRMGDSKFFREYEGKSFTYAAFHAHKKYGVCLIGLKREDNKSILLNPGPRHILAASDTCFYINITKEENSAFIFKQEEKQKRKGLSGQGLYDGSSRLPMHSIVASMGTVAMDLQNTECRPAQGGGGGGGGKLTLPTENGSGSRRPSIAPVLELADSSALLPCDLLSDQSEDEMTPSDDEGLSVVEYVKGYPPNSPYIGSSPTLCHLLPVKAPFCCLRLDKGCKHNSYEDAKAYGFKNKLIIVSAETAGNGLYNFIVPLRAYYRSRKELNPIVLLLDNKPDHHFLEAICCFPMVYYMEGSVDNLDSLLQCGIIYADNLVVVDKESTMSAEEDYMADAKTIVNVQTMFRLFPSLSITTELTHPSNMRFMQFRAKDSYSLALSKLEKRERENGSNLAFMFRLPFAAGRVFSISMLDTLLYQSFVKDYMISITRLLLGLDTTPGSGYLCAMKVTEEDLWIRTYGRLFQKLCSSSAEIPIGIYRTECHVFSTSESHDLRAQSQISVSVEDCQDTQEVTGPWGARAGAGGSTHSRHGVGADPAEHPLLRRKSLHWARKLSRKGPKAAGKAAAAEWASQQRLSLCRRSERQELSELVKNRMKHLGLPTTGYDEMNDHQNTLSYVLINPPPDTRLEPNDIVYLIRSDPLAHVASSAESRKSSCSHRLASCNPETRDETQL, translated from the exons GCAGCCTGGCGGCAGGGACAGCGGCGGTGGGGACGGTGCGCACCCGGACACTGCCAGCCTCAAGATGAGTGACCTGGACTCGGAGGTGCTGCCCTTGCCGCCACGGTACCGCTTCCGGGATCTGCTGCTGGGAGATCAGTCCTTCCAGAACGACGACAG ggtCCAGGTGGAGTTCTACGTCAATGAGAACACCTTCAAAGAGCGACTCAAGCTGTTCTTCATCAAAAACCAGAGATCCA GCCTGAGGATCCGGCTGTTCAACTTCTCCCTGAAGCTGCTCACCTGCTTGCTGTATATCGTCCGCGTGCTGCTGGATGACCCAGCGCTGGGGATTGGATG cTGGGGCTGCCCAAAGCAGAATTACACCTTCAATGGCTCATCCTCCGAGATCAACTG ggcgcCCATCCTTTGGGTGGAAAGAAAGATGACTCTGTGGGCGATTCAG GTCATCGTGGCCATAATAAGCTTCCTGGAGACCATGCTGCTCATTTACCTCAGCTACAAA GGGAACATCTGGGAGCAGATCTTCCGTGTCTCTTTTATCCTGGAGATGATCAACACGCTGCCCTTCATTGTCACG ATATTCTGGGCGCCCCTGAGGAACCTGTTCATCCCTGTGTTTCTGAACTGCTGGCTGGCCAAGCATGCCCTGGAAAACATGATT AACGACTTCCACCGCGCCATCCTGCGCACGCAGTCGGCCATGTTCAACCAGGTCCTCATCCTGTTCTGCACGCTGCTCTGCCTGGTGTTCACGGG GACCTGTGGCATCCAGCACCTGGAGCGAGCAGGTGAGAACCTGTCCCTCCTCACGGCCTTCTACTTTTGCATCGTTACCTTCTCCACTGTGGGCTATGGTGACGTGACGCCCAAGATCTGGCCATCCCAGCTGCTGGTGGTCATCATGATCTGCGTGGCCCTTGTGGTGCTTCCGCTGCAG TTTGAGGAGCTGGTCTACCTGTGGATGGAGCGCCAGAAGTCAGGAGGGAACTACAGCCGCCACCGGGCCCAGACGGAGAAGCACGTGATCTTGTGTGTCAGCTCTCTCAAGATCGACCTACTCATGGACTTCCTGAATGAGTTCTATGCTCACCCGCGGCTCCAG GACTACTATGTGGTCATCCTGTGTCCCACCGAGATGGACATCCAGGTCCGCAGGGTCCTGCAGATCCCCCTGTGGTCCCAGCGGGTCATCTACCTCCAGGGCTCTGCGCTCAAGGACCAGGACCTCATGCGAGCCAA GATGGACAATGGGGAGGCCTGCTTTATCCTCAGCAGCCGCAATGAGGTGGATCGCACAGCGGCG GACCACCAGACCATCCTGCGTGCCTGGGCTGTGAAGGACTTTGCGCCCAACTGCCCCCTCTACGTCCAGATTCTCAAGCCCGAGAACAAGTTCCACGTCAAGTTTGCAG ACCACGTGGTGTGTGAGGAGGAGTGCAAGTACGCCATGCTGGCTCTCAACTGCATCTGTCCTGCCACGTCCACGCTCATCACACTGCTGGTGCACACATCCCGCGGCCA GGAAGGCCAAGAGTCCCCAGAGCAGTGGCAGCGCATGTACGGACGCTGCTCAGGCAATGAAGTGTACCACGTGCGCATGGGTGACAGCAAGTTCTTCCGCGAGTACGAGGGCAAGAGCTTCACCTACGCCGCCTTCCATGCGCACAAGAA gtaCGGCGTGTGCCTCATCGGGCTGAAGCGGGAGGACAACAAGAGCATCCTGCTGAACCCTGGGCCCCGGCACATCCTGGCCGCCTCGGACACCTGCTTCTATATCAACATCACCAAGGAGGAGAACTCAGCCTTCATCTtcaagcaggaggagaagcagaagaggaagggCCTCTCCGGGCAGGGCCTATACGACGGCTCCTCCCGCCTGCCTATGCACAGCATCGTCGCCTCCATGG GGACAGTGGCCATGGACCTCCAGAACACGGAGTGCCGGCCAGCACAGGGCGGCGGGGGCGGTGGAGGCGGCAAGCTAACGCTGCCCACAGAGAACGGCTCAGGCAGCCGGCGGCCCAGCATTGCGCCTGTTCTGGAGCTGGCCGATAGctcagccctgctgccctgcgaCCTGCTGAGTGACCAGTCAGAGGACGAGATGACGCCATCGGATGATGAGGGGCTGTCTGTGGTGGA GTACGTGAAGGGCTACCCCCCCAACTCGCCCTACATCGGCAGCTCCCCTACCCTATGCCACCTGCTGCCTGTGAAGGCGCCCTTCTGCTGCCTGCGGCTGGACAAG GGCTGCAAGCACAACAGCTACGAGGACGCCAAGGCCTATGGCTTCAAGAACAAGCTGATCATCGTCTCTGCGGAGACGGCGGGCAACGGGCTGTACAACTTCATCGTCCCGCTGCGCGCCTACTATAGATCCCGCAAGGAGCTCAACCCCATCGTGCTGCTGCTGGACAACAA GCCTGACCACCACTTCCTGGAGGCCATCTGCTGCTTCCCCATGGTCTACTACATGGAGGGCTCCGTGGACAA CCTGGACAGCCTGCTGCAGTGTGGCATCATCTACGCGGACAACCTGGTGGTGGTAGACAAGGAGAGCACCATGAGCGCAGAGGAGGACTACATGGCTGACGCCAAGACCATTGTCAATGTGCAGACCATGTTCCG GCTGTTCCCCAGCTTAAGCATCACCACGGAGCTCACCCACCCTTCCAACATGCGCTTCATGCAGTTCCGAGCCAAGGACAGCTACTCTCTGGCTCTTTCCAAGCTGGAAAAG AGGGAACGAGAGAATGGCTCCAACCTGGCTTTCATGTTCCGCCTGCCATTCGCTGCAGGCCGCGTCTTCAGCATCAGCATGTTGGACACGCTGCTTTACCAG TCCTTTGTGAAGGACTACATGATCTCCATCACCAGGCTGCTGCTGGGCCTCGACACCACGCCAGGCTCCGGCTACCTCTGCGCT ATGAAAGTCACTGAGGAAGATCTGTGGATCCGCACGTACGGCCGCCTCTTCCAGAAGCTGTGCTCCTCCAGCGCCGAGATCCCCATCGGCATCTATAGGACCGAGTGCCACGTCTTCTCCACGTCAGAG TCCCATGACCTCAGAGCCCAG TCCCAGATCTCCGTGAGCGTGGAGGACTGCCAGGACACGCAGGAAGTGACCGGGCCCTGGGGCGCACGAGCGGGTGCTGGTGGCAGCACCCACAGCCGGCACGGGGTCGGTGCAGACCCTGCTGAGCACCCACTGCTGCGGCGCAAGAGCCTGCACTGGGCTCGGAAGCTGAGCCGCAAGGGCCCCAAGGCCGCGGGGAAGGCGGCAGCGGCCGAGTGGGCCAGCCAGCAGCGGCTCAGCCTGTGCCGACGCTCCGAGCGGCAGGAGCTCTCCGAGCTGGTCAAGAACCGCATGAAGcacctggggctgcccaccaCTGGCTACG